From a region of the Synechococcus sp. PCC 7502 genome:
- a CDS encoding prepilin-type N-terminal cleavage/methylation domain-containing protein has protein sequence MIKSKSNFIYFLKASRKSNSSGYTLLEGIVALVVVGVLITSVAPMLALTTASRVQARRVNLAAQALRSYLDGLRGGTLKPPSVFIVTTPSLFVQPDFGKPPSTSLVNYLSNPDQGTLIDTNNNGFSPSDSEDLVIQAIRPVAICDNTTGTLCPIATNDQKATELSIASASGYRLAVRVYRADAFDNNQTPNQTIQANTSIGGVGSKNNPLLQAVVEIYPNIPIGTSDGLNSITARTKNGS, from the coding sequence ATGATTAAATCCAAAAGCAATTTCATTTATTTCTTGAAGGCATCACGCAAAAGTAATTCTTCGGGATATACTCTTCTGGAAGGGATAGTGGCTTTGGTCGTAGTGGGGGTTTTGATAACTTCTGTAGCACCAATGCTGGCTTTAACAACTGCATCTAGGGTACAAGCACGCAGGGTAAACTTGGCTGCTCAAGCATTAAGATCGTACCTTGATGGATTGAGGGGTGGTACCTTGAAGCCACCATCCGTATTTATTGTGACCACTCCCTCACTATTTGTTCAACCAGATTTTGGAAAGCCACCTAGCACTTCGTTAGTTAACTATTTAAGCAATCCTGATCAGGGAACTTTAATTGATACGAATAATAATGGATTTAGCCCTTCCGATTCAGAAGATTTAGTGATTCAAGCAATTCGACCTGTAGCGATTTGCGATAATACTACTGGAACTCTTTGTCCAATAGCTACTAATGACCAAAAAGCTACTGAACTATCCATTGCAAGTGCATCCGGTTATCGGTTAGCTGTAAGAGTTTATCGAGCAGATGCTTTTGATAATAATCAGACTCCTAATCAAACTATTCAAGCTAATACTTCTATTGGTGGTGTTGGCTCTAAGAATAATCCATTACTTCAGGCAGTTGTAGAGATATATCCAAATATTCCCATTGGTACTAGTGATGGGTTAAATAGTATTACGGCTAGAACGAAGAATGGTTCATAG
- a CDS encoding prepilin-type N-terminal cleavage/methylation domain-containing protein, translating to MLKIILHKLLINGRNNQHRRINGFTLIELLVALIVASIIVGSLLGFLVNILDRDRKEQAKSDAQEEIQSALNYIAEDLSSAVFIYDADGLYQKGADTDYVANQLPHRQVGSQCRPNLSTQYCTPVLVFWKSTTYDVNDADKDKSQPKGGNSSTRRFVNCLPFPSDNPSVCNGSSIPTYSLVVYYLVKNDNSSIGNNGTRLWSDTSRIVRWEMKDGVPWSCKNQSKSDDLGDPTVCPVGDPKYIATKDGDGNIFFPSGFTPSGGGPPISGTPTSGTCPTGRTAPCIDYLVLPDKGFKRFDIVNATGSLSDRMKKWRKSPEVYNFLENPFQVLVDYIDDTPYELAQDDGVVNNSPININIKPNTQGSLSTTASPFVSSSNDNCNDPNTGVGSYSSTGAAIFAQRVPPVFSSTAQFGDIFVNPTGLSGFYACVNANNISARVYIRTNILARLNKSSYSSRQQPSVTNPTAVDLYQSYTPTSNVRVFGRGILNFQ from the coding sequence ATGCTAAAAATCATTCTGCATAAGTTATTAATAAACGGAAGAAATAATCAACATAGAAGAATAAATGGCTTTACATTAATTGAGCTATTGGTAGCACTTATAGTTGCTTCGATTATTGTGGGAAGTTTATTAGGATTTTTGGTGAATATTTTGGATAGGGATCGGAAAGAACAAGCTAAATCCGATGCTCAAGAGGAAATTCAGTCTGCCCTTAACTATATTGCGGAAGATTTAAGTAGTGCTGTCTTTATATACGATGCCGATGGACTATATCAAAAAGGAGCAGATACTGATTACGTGGCAAATCAGTTACCCCATAGACAAGTTGGTTCTCAGTGCAGACCAAATCTGTCAACACAATACTGTACACCAGTATTAGTTTTTTGGAAATCCACTACTTATGATGTTAACGATGCGGATAAAGATAAATCCCAACCAAAAGGTGGTAATAGTTCAACTCGCAGATTTGTGAACTGTTTACCTTTCCCTTCTGATAATCCAAGTGTATGTAACGGTAGTTCTATTCCTACCTACTCTTTGGTGGTCTATTACTTGGTAAAAAATGATAATAGCAGCATAGGAAATAATGGTACTAGACTATGGTCTGATACTAGTAGAATTGTACGTTGGGAAATGAAAGACGGGGTACCTTGGAGTTGTAAAAATCAATCAAAATCTGATGATCTAGGTGACCCTACAGTATGTCCAGTTGGTGATCCAAAATATATTGCGACTAAGGATGGTGATGGGAATATATTCTTTCCATCTGGATTCACTCCATCCGGTGGAGGACCACCAATTAGCGGCACCCCAACTAGTGGCACCTGCCCTACTGGGCGTACTGCCCCATGTATTGACTATTTAGTTTTGCCAGATAAAGGCTTTAAGAGGTTTGATATTGTTAATGCCACTGGATCATTATCTGATCGGATGAAAAAATGGCGGAAGTCTCCAGAAGTTTATAATTTTCTCGAGAACCCTTTTCAGGTTTTGGTAGATTATATTGATGATACTCCTTATGAACTAGCTCAGGATGATGGAGTTGTAAACAATTCACCAATTAATATTAATATTAAGCCAAATACTCAAGGCTCTTTATCTACCACTGCTAGCCCGTTCGTAAGTTCTAGCAATGATAACTGCAATGATCCAAATACAGGAGTTGGAAGTTATAGTTCTACTGGAGCAGCTATTTTTGCACAGCGAGTCCCACCAGTTTTTAGTAGTACAGCACAGTTTGGGGATATATTTGTTAATCCAACGGGTTTAAGTGGTTTTTATGCTTGTGTGAATGCCAACAACATTTCTGCAAGGGTTTATATTAGAACTAATATACTTGCCAGATTGAATAAATCTTCCTATAGTTCCAGACAGCAACCATCTGTTACGAACCCAACAGCCGTTGATTTGTACCAAAGTTATACTCCTACTTCAAACGTCAGGGTTTTTGGTAGAGGGATTTTGAATTTTCAATAG
- a CDS encoding Tfp pilus assembly protein FimT/FimU yields the protein MLRRYFVTFKGNNSKSQAGYTLLELLVVILMVGILSAIAAPGWVSFQNNQRARTSQSRVYSAIKEAQSVAKVKKVAYQFSFRNNSADGLNTGEYVIIDSNTKPTDSNGWNNLTWQKLESGVTLVSSVSSIKESGVEVYSFNFNYKGEAKELSNVYLQIQQNNSTKYCLFIQDLLGNLKSYYLDLNTVFDSSATSDCAKYSKY from the coding sequence ATGCTTAGAAGATATTTTGTAACTTTTAAAGGTAATAACTCCAAAAGTCAGGCTGGTTATACTTTGCTTGAGCTTTTAGTCGTGATTCTTATGGTAGGAATTTTATCGGCGATCGCTGCACCGGGCTGGGTTAGTTTTCAAAATAATCAGCGGGCTAGAACATCACAAAGTAGGGTTTACTCCGCAATTAAAGAAGCTCAAAGCGTGGCAAAAGTAAAAAAAGTGGCATATCAATTCAGTTTTAGGAATAATAGTGCTGATGGACTAAATACTGGAGAATATGTGATTATTGATTCTAATACTAAACCCACTGATAGCAATGGCTGGAATAATTTGACTTGGCAGAAATTGGAAAGTGGAGTTACTCTTGTTTCAAGCGTAAGTAGTATTAAAGAGTCAGGTGTCGAAGTTTATAGTTTTAATTTTAATTATAAAGGGGAAGCTAAAGAATTAAGTAATGTATATTTACAAATTCAACAAAATAACTCTACTAAGTATTGCCTATTTATCCAAGATTTGCTGGGTAACCTAAAGTCCTATTATCTTGACCTTAATACAGTTTTCGATAGTTCAGCTACAAGTGATTGCGCTAAGTATAGTAAGTATTAA
- a CDS encoding ABC transporter permease, translating into MSARFRSLLYYLLTRLVLAPLLLWAIASLVFVLMRATPGDPVDGILGAKAPLVVKNALRIKLGLAGSWGEQYLRYMGDLLHGNLGESLTSSGTKVTEIIGNFFPATVELAFYSMAIALIVGVSIGAIAALKPNTGWDLFGRLFGIITYSLPLFWMGMVLQLILSVQLGWFPIGTRFPATMTPPEFITGLFTVDSLLKGDIDSFFTSLHYLCLPALSLGVVISGIFERIVRVNLKDTLRSDYVEAAIARGVNSRSVLINHALKNALIPVITVMGLTFASLLGGAVLTEVTFSYPGLANRLFQALVARDYPVVQGVVIMFALIVVIVSIAIDLINAWIDPRIRY; encoded by the coding sequence ATGTCAGCTCGATTTAGATCGCTTTTATATTACTTGCTCACAAGGTTGGTGTTGGCTCCATTGCTTTTATGGGCGATCGCTAGCTTGGTTTTTGTGTTAATGCGGGCAACTCCGGGTGATCCTGTGGATGGAATTTTAGGAGCAAAGGCTCCATTGGTGGTAAAAAATGCTTTGCGGATTAAGTTAGGTTTAGCAGGCTCGTGGGGTGAGCAGTATTTAAGGTACATGGGAGATTTACTGCATGGCAATTTAGGAGAATCTCTGACTAGCTCGGGAACTAAGGTTACGGAAATTATTGGTAATTTTTTCCCTGCTACGGTGGAACTGGCATTTTATAGTATGGCGATCGCCTTAATTGTGGGGGTAAGTATTGGAGCGATCGCTGCCTTAAAACCGAATACAGGTTGGGATTTATTTGGCAGATTGTTTGGAATTATTACCTATTCATTGCCATTGTTTTGGATGGGGATGGTGTTGCAGTTAATTTTATCAGTACAGTTGGGCTGGTTTCCCATTGGCACTAGATTTCCTGCAACGATGACTCCACCAGAATTTATCACTGGTTTATTTACCGTTGACTCTTTGCTCAAAGGTGATATAGACTCATTTTTTACAAGTTTGCATTACCTATGTTTACCTGCTTTGAGTCTGGGGGTTGTGATTAGTGGTATTTTTGAACGGATTGTGCGCGTGAATTTAAAAGATACGTTGCGATCAGATTATGTGGAAGCAGCGATCGCTAGGGGGGTGAATTCTCGTTCTGTACTAATTAATCATGCCTTAAAAAATGCTCTAATTCCTGTAATTACGGTGATGGGCTTGACCTTTGCTTCTTTATTAGGTGGCGCAGTTTTAACTGAGGTAACTTTTTCTTATCCGGGGTTAGCAAATCGCCTATTTCAAGCTCTAGTAGCCCGTGATTACCCTGTGGTGCAGGGAGTGGTAATTATGTTTGCCCTAATTGTCGTGATTGTAAGTATTGCGATCGATTTAATTAATGCGTGGATAGATCCTCGTATTCGGTATTAG
- a CDS encoding DUF502 domain-containing protein, producing the protein MSPRKSNLKPDTPNRFLQALKNDLIAGLLVIIPLATTIWVTFSLTTYSIDLLTRIPKRLNPFVSLDPLLVNLINLAVGLAVPLLGIVLVGLMARNFVGQWLLRTGEAFVQSIPLAGDVYKTLKQLLGTLLTDTGNKFRRVVLVEYPRPGLWALGFVTGSLGGEIANAMPQNMISVFLPTTPNPTTGWYVIVPEVDVINLSMPVEDAFKIIVSGGIVTPEAKDYNLKTPLAPLAIPNTEYEDLSTH; encoded by the coding sequence ATGAGCCCAAGAAAAAGTAACTTAAAACCAGATACCCCAAATCGCTTTTTACAAGCATTAAAAAATGATCTAATTGCCGGATTACTAGTAATCATTCCCCTTGCTACCACCATCTGGGTTACTTTTAGCCTAACCACCTATAGTATTGATCTGCTTACCCGCATTCCCAAACGGCTTAATCCCTTTGTCAGTCTCGATCCCCTCCTTGTCAACCTGATTAACTTGGCAGTAGGTTTAGCGGTGCCTTTACTGGGAATAGTTTTAGTTGGCTTGATGGCTCGTAACTTTGTGGGGCAGTGGCTCCTCAGAACAGGTGAAGCTTTCGTACAGTCCATTCCCCTTGCTGGAGATGTCTATAAAACCTTAAAACAACTGCTTGGTACTTTACTGACTGATACTGGCAATAAGTTCCGCCGAGTAGTCTTAGTCGAATATCCTCGTCCGGGTTTATGGGCTTTAGGGTTTGTGACTGGTTCCTTAGGTGGAGAAATTGCCAATGCCATGCCACAAAATATGATCAGCGTATTTTTACCCACAACCCCTAATCCCACTACTGGCTGGTATGTAATTGTGCCAGAAGTTGATGTAATTAACCTTTCTATGCCTGTGGAAGACGCGTTTAAAATTATTGTATCGGGTGGAATTGTGACTCCAGAAGCTAAGGACTATAATCTCAAAACTCCTCTCGCTCCCCTGGCTATTCCTAATACCGAATACGAGGATCTATCCACGCATTAA
- a CDS encoding tRNA (cytidine(34)-2'-O)-methyltransferase translates to MLQVALVYPQIPPNTGNIARTCAATKTRLHLVEPLGFEISDRALKRAGLDYWQYTDLQIHANLESLAAVAGRWVCFSARGKHDFRKFEFTEQDILLFGSETSGLPPEVLAQNLTVAIPMDHPKVRSLNLSVSVAIALFEARRQLNL, encoded by the coding sequence ATGTTACAAGTTGCTTTAGTTTATCCCCAAATTCCCCCTAATACTGGCAATATTGCCCGCACCTGTGCTGCGACTAAAACCCGCTTACATTTGGTAGAGCCTTTGGGGTTTGAAATTAGCGATCGCGCCCTAAAAAGAGCAGGTTTAGACTATTGGCAATATACAGATTTACAGATTCATGCCAATTTAGAATCTTTGGCGGCGGTGGCGGGTCGATGGGTCTGTTTTTCGGCAAGGGGGAAGCATGATTTTCGGAAATTTGAGTTTACAGAGCAGGATATTTTACTATTTGGTAGTGAAACTAGTGGACTGCCCCCAGAGGTTTTAGCTCAAAATTTGACTGTGGCAATTCCCATGGATCATCCCAAGGTGCGGAGCTTGAATTTATCGGTGAGTGTGGCGATCGCTTTGTTTGAGGCACGGAGACAGTTAAATCTGTAA
- a CDS encoding type II toxin-antitoxin system PemK/MazF family toxin, with translation MSSYIPERGDILKINFSPQIGSEQAGFRPALVISPSSYNRLSSLAIICPITSKQKGLNFEVLLPEGLQTYGVVLCDQIKSLDWKARGAFLIERISMELMEEVLARIEPLVL, from the coding sequence TTGAGCAGCTATATACCTGAACGTGGCGATATTCTCAAAATCAACTTTTCTCCTCAGATAGGTTCAGAGCAAGCTGGATTCAGACCTGCCTTAGTAATTTCTCCAAGTTCATATAACCGACTATCTTCATTAGCAATTATTTGTCCGATAACCAGCAAGCAAAAGGGTTTGAATTTTGAGGTGTTATTACCTGAAGGCTTACAAACCTACGGCGTGGTTCTTTGCGATCAAATCAAGAGCCTTGACTGGAAAGCTAGAGGAGCTTTTTTGATAGAGCGAATATCGATGGAATTAATGGAAGAAGTATTAGCAAGGATAGAGCCATTAGTTTTATAA
- a CDS encoding AbrB/MazE/SpoVT family DNA-binding domain-containing protein, whose product MKATISKWGNSLAFRIPKHIAESLQLQEGSSVSISVSDNCLTIAPLKRKKYTLEELLKDMTPEHFHLEISTGNAIGQEIL is encoded by the coding sequence ATGAAAGCCACAATTTCCAAATGGGGAAACAGTCTTGCCTTTCGCATACCTAAACATATAGCTGAGAGCCTTCAACTCCAAGAAGGAAGCTCTGTAAGTATCTCCGTATCAGATAATTGCTTGACGATCGCTCCATTGAAACGCAAAAAATATACCCTAGAGGAACTATTGAAAGATATGACTCCTGAGCATTTTCATCTAGAAATTTCCACAGGCAATGCCATTGGGCAAGAAATCCTTTGA
- the dacB gene encoding D-alanyl-D-alanine carboxypeptidase/D-alanyl-D-alanine-endopeptidase, whose translation MLAIKLLSTLINTKLTRIIALIGICAYANPSWGICVVDLPTKIAGIVQTPQLKSARVGVYASKLDNLANPIVNIDGDKYFTPASNLKLFTTAAALEILGKGDRIKTSLWLDQNRETLWLKVEGDPSFTEDNLKSLVKSLAQYLHVNGIRAISGNIKTSTQIRGSGIGQGWQWEDLQEDYAAIANAFILNENVLDWTTAPTRINQPIKFSWDRPDLAQGWIIDNRAITVDASIPNSLKIERSQGQNKLIITGNLPQNTPPELGATAVPDSESHFLRLLRSEMIKQGIKFKPELKNLSKNLLENQSMPAIAVATIFSPPLAELINTTNKQSNNLYAESLLNRIGSFSNPDSELDSREQGIDIITKFLADKGISAIVMADGSGLSNLSLVTPKTIAQLLTIMKDNSIFRDSLPIAGVDGTLKNRLQSFSNIQAKTGTLTGVAALSGYIQPPKYPEIGFSIIINNSTLSNRELTQNLDAIAQLLSSVEVCNSVP comes from the coding sequence ATGCTAGCCATCAAATTATTAAGCACATTAATAAACACCAAGCTAACCAGAATTATCGCTTTAATTGGGATTTGTGCCTATGCCAATCCATCATGGGGTATTTGTGTGGTTGATTTGCCAACGAAGATCGCAGGAATTGTGCAAACTCCACAACTAAAATCAGCAAGAGTGGGGGTATATGCAAGTAAGTTAGATAATTTAGCTAACCCAATTGTGAATATTGATGGGGATAAATATTTTACGCCCGCTTCTAATCTTAAGTTATTCACCACGGCGGCGGCTTTGGAAATTCTGGGGAAGGGCGATCGCATTAAAACCAGTTTATGGCTAGATCAAAACCGAGAAACTCTATGGTTAAAAGTTGAGGGTGATCCTAGTTTTACCGAGGATAATTTAAAGTCTCTGGTGAAATCTCTAGCTCAATACCTACACGTCAATGGGATTAGGGCAATCTCTGGCAATATTAAAACTTCTACTCAGATTAGAGGTTCAGGTATAGGGCAAGGCTGGCAGTGGGAAGATTTACAGGAAGATTATGCAGCGATCGCTAATGCCTTTATTCTGAATGAGAATGTTTTAGATTGGACAACTGCTCCGACTCGGATTAATCAACCGATTAAATTTAGTTGGGATCGCCCAGATTTGGCACAGGGTTGGATCATTGATAATCGGGCTATTACGGTGGATGCTTCCATCCCAAATTCTTTAAAAATAGAGCGATCGCAAGGACAAAACAAACTCATAATTACAGGTAACCTGCCCCAAAATACTCCACCTGAACTAGGTGCAACCGCCGTACCAGATTCTGAATCACATTTTTTGAGGCTCTTGCGATCGGAAATGATCAAGCAGGGAATTAAATTTAAACCTGAACTTAAAAATCTATCTAAAAATTTGCTTGAAAATCAATCAATGCCAGCGATCGCTGTTGCCACTATTTTTTCACCTCCTCTAGCAGAATTGATTAATACAACTAATAAACAAAGTAATAATCTTTATGCTGAATCTTTACTCAATAGAATTGGCAGTTTTTCCAACCCAGATTCAGAACTAGACTCAAGGGAACAAGGCATAGATATAATCACTAAGTTTTTAGCAGATAAAGGTATTTCCGCAATTGTTATGGCAGATGGTTCGGGGTTATCAAATTTAAGTTTAGTCACTCCCAAGACGATCGCTCAACTTTTAACCATAATGAAAGATAATTCCATATTTCGAGACTCCTTACCGATCGCAGGTGTAGATGGAACCTTAAAAAATCGATTGCAATCCTTTAGTAATATTCAAGCTAAAACTGGAACTTTAACAGGTGTAGCAGCCTTGTCGGGCTATATCCAACCACCTAAATATCCAGAAATTGGGTTTAGCATCATTATTAATAATTCCACCCTATCTAACCGTGAGCTAACTCAAAATTTAGATGCGATCGCCCAGCTATTAAGCTCCGTTGAAGTTTGTAATTCAGTACCTTGA
- a CDS encoding DUF3067 family protein, which produces MNGRDLQQLIQTKWGHSYDLQLRRSQGRIWLQVMWRYLEQQSFPLSEAEYLEHLDSLATHLHEWGAIEQVKNFIATTKLRPRLGKAVGIPLELQLGLRSLEWMLEES; this is translated from the coding sequence ATGAATGGTCGAGACCTACAGCAACTTATTCAGACTAAATGGGGACATTCCTATGATTTGCAACTCCGCCGCAGTCAAGGACGTATTTGGCTACAGGTGATGTGGCGGTACCTAGAACAACAATCATTTCCCTTATCAGAAGCGGAATATTTAGAGCATTTAGATAGTCTGGCTACGCATCTACATGAATGGGGAGCGATCGAGCAGGTAAAAAACTTTATCGCTACCACTAAATTACGCCCTAGGCTCGGAAAAGCTGTGGGTATTCCCCTAGAACTACAACTGGGACTGAGATCGCTAGAATGGATGCTAGAGGAAAGCTAA